The following proteins are co-located in the Gemmatimonadota bacterium genome:
- a CDS encoding sugar phosphate isomerase/epimerase — protein MTDPIQNYARIGIVHFMAYKACLGGEGPILETLEKIALDPYFQVVEVTHMKDPQVRTEARDLLTAAHMDVAFGAQPILLGNQLNINAPDVAHRQSAVDAVKAGIDQAEELGAPGCALLSGVDPGPEAREEGLDLLVDSLSQLCDYAGEKNMDIVLETFDRVPYGKNCIVGPNALAVEISNRLRRQYPHFGLMLDLSHFPLQGESTVYAINIARDHIVHMHVGNCVMSNPNHPAYGDNHPRFGCEDGENDVPEVVEFLRELLNIGYLDPDKRPILSFEVGPMEGESSEIIIANAKRVLDEAWAQV, from the coding sequence ATGACTGACCCCATTCAAAACTATGCGCGTATTGGTATTGTTCACTTTATGGCCTATAAAGCTTGTCTTGGCGGCGAAGGTCCCATTTTGGAAACCCTGGAAAAAATCGCCCTTGATCCCTATTTCCAGGTCGTTGAAGTCACCCACATGAAAGACCCACAAGTGCGAACAGAAGCACGCGACTTGCTCACCGCTGCCCACATGGATGTGGCTTTTGGCGCGCAACCCATTCTGCTGGGTAACCAACTCAATATCAATGCCCCTGATGTCGCCCACCGTCAAAGTGCTGTTGACGCTGTCAAAGCGGGAATTGACCAAGCCGAAGAACTCGGTGCTCCTGGCTGTGCCCTGCTTTCAGGTGTAGATCCGGGCCCCGAAGCCCGCGAAGAAGGTCTCGATCTGCTGGTAGATTCTTTGAGCCAACTCTGCGACTATGCCGGCGAAAAGAATATGGATATTGTACTTGAAACCTTTGACCGCGTACCTTACGGCAAAAACTGTATTGTGGGGCCTAATGCCCTCGCTGTTGAAATCTCAAACCGCCTCAGACGCCAGTATCCCCATTTTGGCCTGATGCTCGATTTGAGCCATTTTCCACTTCAGGGTGAAAGCACGGTTTACGCCATCAACATCGCTCGGGATCACATCGTCCACATGCACGTTGGCAATTGCGTAATGTCCAACCCCAACCACCCGGCCTATGGCGATAACCATCCCCGCTTTGGCTGCGAAGATGGCGAAAACGATGTACCCGAAGTTGTGGAATTTCTCCGCGAACTGCTCAACATCGGTTATCTCGACCCCGATAAGCGCCCCATCTTGAGCTTTGAGGTCGGCCCAATGGAAGGGGAATCCTCGGAAATCATTATCGCCAATGCCAAGCGCGTGCTCGACGAGGCCTGGGCGCAAGTCTAA